In Bacillus cereus ATCC 14579, a single window of DNA contains:
- a CDS encoding YolD-like family protein: MNDVKIQKEEREWVPFTVMSEQLLNMRKIIGEKLKVQKPLLTNEAKERISDKLLTSLLSEKEILVTYFEDGYILTSYMTVVHINPVKQIVICTDAFYKTYVFNAMDIIEIM, encoded by the coding sequence ATGAACGATGTAAAGATACAAAAAGAAGAAAGAGAGTGGGTTCCGTTTACAGTAATGTCCGAACAACTTTTAAATATGAGAAAGATTATTGGAGAGAAATTAAAAGTACAAAAACCGCTTTTAACAAATGAAGCAAAAGAGAGGATTTCTGATAAATTATTAACGTCATTACTGTCTGAGAAAGAAATATTGGTAACATATTTTGAAGATGGTTACATATTAACAAGCTACATGACTGTTGTACATATCAATCCGGTAAAACAAATTGTAATTTGTACAGACGCCTTTTATAAAACTTACGTATTTAACGCTATGGATATTATTGAAATAATGTAA
- the gerPF gene encoding spore germination protein GerPF: MPSVVGNLVVQNSNGSFNLGDFYNVSPKENTKAYNGSGASNVGFVVNTFSGVSATNTFDSDLADQNQVGTA, translated from the coding sequence ATGCCATCAGTTGTAGGAAATTTAGTTGTACAAAATAGTAATGGATCATTTAACTTAGGTGATTTCTACAACGTTTCTCCGAAAGAAAATACGAAAGCTTATAATGGTTCCGGCGCATCAAACGTTGGTTTTGTTGTTAATACTTTTAGCGGTGTTAGCGCGACCAATACATTTGATTCTGACCTTGCAGATCAAAACCAAGTGGGTACAGCCTAA
- a CDS encoding SDR family oxidoreductase, with translation MKRKEISKSVIITGVTQGLGRAMVDRFHELGWNIYGCGRSKDKIEELKKQYSKIHDFQVIDVSDSQQVNNWANYILNTHTAPDMIINNASIVNQNAQLWKITAQEFENVMNVNVNGVVNVIRAFVPAMVARKEGIIINMSSSWGREGEAELAPYCASKFAIEGITKSMALELPHGMAVLALDPGGSISTPMLKSCAPQYINESPTPETWSHKAIEYILNITIDKNGDSLTCPACI, from the coding sequence ATGAAGCGAAAAGAAATTAGTAAATCTGTAATTATTACAGGCGTGACACAAGGGTTAGGGCGTGCGATGGTTGATCGATTTCATGAATTAGGGTGGAACATATATGGTTGTGGACGTTCAAAAGATAAAATTGAAGAACTAAAAAAACAGTACAGTAAAATACATGATTTCCAAGTAATTGATGTTTCAGATTCTCAGCAAGTTAACAATTGGGCAAATTATATACTTAATACACATACAGCTCCCGATATGATAATAAATAATGCATCGATTGTAAATCAAAATGCACAACTTTGGAAAATTACGGCTCAAGAATTCGAAAATGTAATGAATGTAAACGTGAATGGTGTAGTAAATGTAATAAGAGCATTTGTTCCAGCGATGGTAGCTAGGAAAGAAGGAATTATCATTAATATGAGTTCTAGTTGGGGGAGAGAAGGTGAGGCTGAGCTTGCGCCATATTGTGCCTCGAAATTTGCTATTGAAGGTATCACTAAATCTATGGCCCTGGAATTACCCCATGGCATGGCTGTACTTGCTTTAGATCCTGGAGGGAGTATTAGTACTCCAATGCTGAAGTCATGTGCGCCACAATATATAAATGAATCGCCTACACCTGAAACTTGGTCACATAAAGCAATTGAATATATATTGAATATAACAATAGATAAAAATGGAGATTCATTGACATGCCCAGCATGCATATAA
- a CDS encoding DUF6944 family repetitive protein, whose amino-acid sequence MNPSSLKVTGAWFQVGGNLTAAIGTTRGFIGEEKVESDLVIVGSSLQALGYILQIIASNYDDGEEKRENQNIDLENQSKLLDQIGIELLALGNISNVIGTYFNINEHLKENDYLIITGNSLQSIGAFLGVEAALLDINVLQKIIILGNSMQSLGAGLQAYQGVSNVLKDERENEDSIFDKKDERIIALIGIWIQAIGTLISAIGVTAIEEENRLENNKKSEILI is encoded by the coding sequence ATGAATCCAAGCAGTTTAAAAGTGACAGGGGCATGGTTTCAAGTGGGAGGGAACCTTACAGCTGCTATTGGAACGACAAGAGGATTTATTGGAGAAGAGAAAGTTGAATCGGATCTTGTTATTGTAGGAAGCTCATTACAAGCCCTCGGATATATATTACAAATCATTGCGAGCAATTATGATGATGGGGAAGAAAAAAGAGAAAATCAAAATATAGACTTAGAGAATCAAAGTAAATTACTTGATCAAATAGGAATTGAGTTATTAGCATTAGGCAATATATCAAATGTAATAGGAACATATTTTAATATAAATGAACATTTGAAAGAAAATGATTATCTTATCATTACAGGGAACAGTTTACAATCAATCGGTGCTTTTTTAGGAGTAGAAGCAGCTTTGTTGGATATAAATGTATTACAGAAAATTATTATACTGGGTAACTCCATGCAAAGTTTAGGGGCTGGATTACAAGCGTATCAAGGTGTTTCAAATGTATTGAAAGATGAGAGAGAAAATGAAGATAGTATTTTTGATAAGAAGGATGAGAGAATCATTGCACTCATTGGTATTTGGATACAAGCGATAGGAACGTTAATTTCTGCAATTGGAGTAACTGCAATAGAGGAAGAAAATAGGCTAGAAAACAATAAAAAGTCTGAAATACTTATTTAA
- a CDS encoding YqaE/Pmp3 family membrane protein: MMYLLAILLPPVAVLFCGKPIQAIINFILTLIFWVPGVIHAILVVHDKKADRRLKKQIQAYDEINKRNRR, translated from the coding sequence ATGATGTATTTATTAGCAATTCTTCTTCCACCTGTTGCTGTATTATTTTGTGGAAAACCAATTCAGGCAATCATAAATTTCATATTAACATTAATATTTTGGGTTCCAGGAGTTATACATGCAATTCTTGTAGTGCATGATAAAAAAGCTGATCGGCGTTTGAAAAAACAAATTCAAGCATATGATGAAATTAATAAGAGGAATCGAAGATAA
- a CDS encoding PBP1A family penicillin-binding protein, which produces MSENYRSREERRQVKKKKQPASKTQKPKGKTSFFRKFLITCLLLGIVGLVAGVATFFVMIKDAPKLEKAKLVNPLSSKIYDKNGDLVYEYGKEKRTNVTYEQIPKLVENAFLATEDSRFYEHSGVDFKGTARAVLVSLKGDYGSQGGSTITQQVIKNYFLSMDKTPKRKAQEIYLAYKLEQQYSKHEILEMYLNKINLRNRSYGIATAAQNYYGKELKDLTLPEVAMLAGLPKAPNNYDPTKKENVQKATERRNVVLSLMNRHGYITKQEMEEASKVDVEKGLKPAAQLQTMPYPAFMDAVVKEVEKELPDANIGSDGLEIYTTLDPKAQKLADNILNNNIIDYPNDKFQGAFTFMDTKTGEVRAIGSGRGENKAVFKGHNMAIELDRAAGSTMKPIFDYAPAIEYLKWATYHQIDDSPFKYSTGQEVRNADRSHMGPITMREALKMSRNIPAIKTAKEVGISKSKEFSEKLGITFNTAPTESTAIGTNEVSPTEIAGAYAAFGNEGKYTKPHFVKKVVYPDGKSQSFGQKPKQVMTDSTAYMITDMLRSVVTSGTGTSANVGSLDVAGKTGTTNYSSKQLAQYKIPESATRDSWFAGYTPQYTMAVWTGYMKDGKDEYISSKNTKIAQLIFKEMMSEMATDKSRFKMPSSVIQEGSELRIKGEKRDSSPNTSVPDTTEQPKQDQQQKTEEEKKQEELKKQEELKKQEEQKKQEELKKQEEQKKLEEQKKQEEQNNGNGQGTTPPANNGGGQGNTTPPANNGGGQGNTTPPANNGGGQGNTTPPANNGGGQGNTTPPANNGGGQGNTTPPATTQPETGGNAGETPANNGQ; this is translated from the coding sequence ATGTCAGAAAATTATCGTTCTCGAGAGGAACGACGACAAGTTAAAAAGAAAAAACAACCAGCTTCTAAAACACAAAAGCCAAAAGGTAAAACATCATTCTTTCGCAAGTTTTTAATTACTTGTTTATTACTTGGTATTGTTGGTTTAGTGGCGGGGGTTGCTACCTTTTTCGTAATGATTAAGGATGCACCAAAACTTGAGAAAGCAAAACTTGTTAATCCGTTATCCTCAAAAATTTATGATAAAAACGGGGATTTGGTATATGAATATGGAAAAGAAAAAAGGACGAATGTTACGTATGAGCAAATACCTAAATTAGTAGAAAATGCATTTTTAGCGACAGAAGATTCACGTTTTTATGAGCATAGCGGAGTAGATTTTAAAGGTACTGCCCGTGCTGTTCTAGTAAGTCTTAAAGGGGATTATGGTTCTCAAGGTGGAAGTACGATAACACAGCAAGTTATAAAAAACTACTTCTTATCAATGGACAAAACACCAAAGCGTAAGGCGCAAGAAATATATTTAGCTTATAAGCTAGAACAACAGTATTCAAAACATGAAATATTAGAGATGTACTTAAATAAAATTAACTTAAGAAACCGTTCATATGGGATCGCAACAGCAGCACAAAACTACTATGGTAAAGAATTGAAGGACTTAACATTACCAGAAGTTGCGATGCTTGCAGGTTTACCGAAAGCACCGAATAACTATGATCCAACGAAAAAAGAAAATGTTCAAAAAGCAACAGAAAGAAGAAATGTTGTTCTAAGTTTAATGAACCGACATGGATATATAACAAAACAGGAAATGGAAGAAGCATCAAAAGTTGACGTAGAAAAGGGGCTTAAGCCTGCAGCTCAACTACAAACAATGCCATACCCTGCATTTATGGATGCAGTTGTGAAAGAAGTAGAAAAAGAATTACCAGATGCTAATATCGGTTCTGACGGTTTAGAAATTTATACAACGTTAGATCCGAAAGCACAGAAACTTGCAGATAATATTTTAAATAATAATATCATTGATTATCCGAACGATAAATTCCAAGGTGCATTCACATTTATGGATACGAAAACAGGAGAAGTTCGTGCTATAGGTAGTGGCCGTGGAGAAAATAAAGCTGTATTTAAAGGGCATAATATGGCAATTGAATTAGATCGTGCAGCTGGTTCAACGATGAAGCCGATTTTCGACTACGCTCCTGCAATTGAATATTTAAAATGGGCTACGTACCATCAAATTGATGACTCTCCATTTAAGTATTCAACGGGACAAGAAGTACGAAATGCAGATAGAAGTCATATGGGTCCAATTACAATGCGTGAAGCATTAAAAATGTCGCGTAATATTCCTGCAATTAAAACTGCAAAAGAAGTAGGGATTAGTAAATCGAAAGAATTCTCTGAGAAACTAGGTATTACATTTAATACAGCACCGACAGAATCGACAGCGATTGGTACAAATGAAGTATCGCCAACTGAAATAGCGGGTGCTTATGCGGCATTTGGTAATGAAGGTAAATATACGAAACCGCATTTTGTTAAGAAAGTCGTTTATCCAGACGGTAAGTCACAAAGTTTTGGACAAAAACCAAAACAAGTTATGACAGATTCTACAGCATACATGATTACTGATATGCTTCGTTCTGTAGTTACATCAGGTACTGGTACATCGGCAAATGTAGGCTCTTTAGATGTAGCTGGTAAAACGGGTACGACAAACTATTCATCAAAGCAATTAGCTCAATATAAAATTCCAGAAAGTGCAACTCGTGATAGTTGGTTCGCTGGATATACACCGCAATATACGATGGCAGTATGGACTGGGTATATGAAAGATGGTAAAGACGAGTATATTAGTAGTAAAAATACGAAAATTGCACAGTTGATCTTTAAAGAAATGATGAGCGAAATGGCTACAGATAAATCACGCTTTAAAATGCCAAGTAGTGTTATTCAAGAAGGTAGTGAGCTACGTATAAAAGGTGAAAAACGTGATTCATCGCCAAATACTAGCGTACCGGATACAACGGAGCAACCAAAACAAGATCAACAGCAAAAAACTGAAGAAGAGAAAAAGCAAGAAGAATTAAAGAAACAAGAAGAACTGAAAAAACAAGAAGAACAAAAGAAACAAGAGGAACTTAAGAAGCAAGAAGAACAAAAGAAACTAGAAGAGCAAAAGAAACAAGAAGAACAAAATAATGGAAATGGCCAAGGAACGACACCTCCAGCAAATAACGGAGGAGGTCAAGGAAATACGACACCTCCAGCAAATAATGGAGGAGGTCAAGGAAATACGACACCTCCAGCAAATAATGGAGGAGGTCAAGGAAATACGACACCTCCAGCAAATAATGGAGGAGGTCAAGGAAATACGACACCTCCAGCAAATAACGGAGGAGGTCAAGGAAATACAACTCCACCAGCGACCACACAACCAGAGACTGGCGGTAATGCAGGAGAGACCCCTGCTAATAATGGGCAATAA
- a CDS encoding MFS transporter, which produces MERLWTKSFIQMTFAMLFLFTGFYLLVPTLPLFIKEIGGNESQVGLMMGMFTIAAVVIRPIIGGMLDQYGRRSFIIFGLIFFGLTMYSYNIASTIVLLAVLRVIHGVTWAVSTTAVGTAITDIIPDSRRGEGMGWYGMAMTIAMAIGPMIGLWVVQNYSFDGLFLLATLLSFMAVVLSLITKIPFTPQKEKGKIQLFEKSVLTITIVVFFLSFAYGGITTFLPLFASSIHVNPGTFFLVYAIALTIVRPISGKLLDKYGEVFIILPALCITILAIVVLTISNGLIGVIIAATLYGIGFGSAQPALQAAMLTIVDPSKRGVANASFFTAFDLGIGLGAILLGVVSQMFGYRILFSGSAISALIALIIFVFFVKQRLGKKEFA; this is translated from the coding sequence ATGGAACGATTATGGACGAAATCATTTATTCAAATGACTTTCGCAATGTTATTTTTATTTACAGGATTTTATTTACTTGTTCCAACGCTCCCGCTCTTTATTAAAGAGATAGGTGGCAATGAATCGCAAGTTGGACTTATGATGGGGATGTTTACAATAGCTGCTGTTGTAATACGACCGATTATTGGAGGAATGTTAGATCAATATGGTAGAAGATCCTTTATTATTTTCGGACTCATCTTTTTTGGCTTAACGATGTATTCCTATAATATAGCATCGACTATTGTCCTTTTAGCTGTTTTACGTGTTATTCACGGAGTAACATGGGCTGTTTCTACAACAGCTGTTGGAACAGCAATAACGGATATTATTCCAGATTCACGCCGCGGTGAAGGTATGGGGTGGTACGGGATGGCGATGACAATTGCAATGGCGATTGGACCTATGATTGGATTATGGGTTGTGCAAAATTATTCATTTGATGGTCTATTTTTATTAGCGACGTTGTTATCTTTTATGGCAGTCGTATTATCATTAATAACGAAGATCCCATTTACGCCACAAAAAGAAAAAGGGAAAATTCAGCTATTTGAGAAATCCGTATTAACAATCACGATTGTAGTATTCTTTTTATCGTTTGCATATGGAGGAATAACAACCTTTTTACCGTTATTTGCATCATCAATTCATGTAAACCCGGGAACTTTCTTTCTTGTATATGCAATTGCATTAACAATTGTAAGACCAATTTCAGGGAAACTATTAGATAAGTATGGAGAAGTATTCATTATACTTCCAGCATTATGTATTACTATTTTAGCTATAGTTGTTTTAACTATTTCAAATGGTTTGATAGGTGTAATTATCGCAGCAACATTATACGGTATTGGATTTGGTTCAGCGCAGCCAGCTTTGCAAGCGGCAATGCTTACAATTGTCGATCCGAGTAAAAGAGGAGTTGCAAATGCTTCATTTTTTACAGCGTTTGATTTAGGAATCGGGTTAGGTGCTATTTTACTTGGAGTTGTTTCACAAATGTTTGGTTATCGTATTTTATTTTCAGGGAGTGCAATTTCAGCATTGATAGCCTTAATTATTTTCGTCTTCTTTGTAAAACAACGATTAGGAAAAAAAGAGTTTGCGTAA
- a CDS encoding HesB/YadR/YfhF family protein codes for MRISIDRKALQWFQEELRIKHGESVRFTVRYGGDSSIQPGYSLGVVAEKPDGEIVSVEKEGIIFFVDSDDLWYFQNYDLFVSYHEEMEEIQFNYVK; via the coding sequence ATGAGAATTTCAATTGATCGTAAAGCTCTGCAATGGTTCCAGGAAGAATTACGTATAAAGCACGGTGAATCTGTACGTTTTACTGTAAGGTACGGAGGGGATAGTTCAATTCAGCCCGGATATTCTTTAGGGGTTGTTGCTGAGAAACCCGATGGCGAAATAGTGTCAGTTGAGAAGGAAGGTATTATATTTTTTGTAGATTCTGATGATCTTTGGTATTTTCAAAACTATGATTTATTTGTAAGTTATCATGAGGAAATGGAAGAAATTCAATTTAATTATGTAAAATAA
- the mmgD gene encoding citrate synthase, translating into MMKAEEKFSPGLDGIVAAETKISFLDTVKGEIVIQGYDLIELSKTKEYLDIVHLLLEEHLPNEDEKVTLEKKLKEEYAVPEGVFNVLKALPKETHPMDGLRTGVSALAGYDNDIENRSLEVNKSRGYKLLSKVPNIVANSYHILNNEEPIEPLKELSYSANFFYMLTGKKPTELEEKIFDRSLVLYSEHEMPNSTFTARVIASTQSDLYGALTGAVASLKGSLHGGANEAVMYMLLEAGNVEKFEELLQKKLYNKEKIMGFGHRVYMKKMDPRALMMKEALKQLCDVKGDYTLYEMCEAGEKIMEKEKGIYPNLDYYAAPVYWMLGIPIQLYTPIFFSSRTVGLCAHVIEQHANNRLFRPRVNYIGERHVLSK; encoded by the coding sequence ATGATGAAAGCTGAAGAGAAATTTTCCCCGGGATTAGATGGTATAGTGGCAGCGGAGACGAAAATCTCGTTTCTTGACACAGTAAAAGGTGAAATTGTAATTCAAGGGTATGACTTAATCGAACTCTCAAAAACAAAAGAGTATTTAGACATTGTGCACCTTTTATTGGAGGAACACCTACCGAATGAAGATGAAAAAGTAACACTTGAAAAGAAATTAAAAGAAGAATATGCAGTACCAGAAGGTGTATTTAACGTACTAAAGGCATTGCCTAAAGAGACGCATCCCATGGATGGATTACGTACAGGTGTGTCAGCGTTAGCTGGTTACGATAATGATATCGAAAACCGCTCGTTAGAAGTGAATAAAAGCCGAGGGTACAAGCTGTTAAGTAAAGTGCCAAACATTGTAGCGAATAGCTATCATATTTTAAATAATGAGGAGCCAATTGAACCTCTTAAAGAATTATCTTATAGTGCGAATTTCTTCTATATGTTAACTGGTAAAAAACCAACTGAACTTGAGGAAAAGATCTTTGATCGTTCCCTTGTTTTATATAGTGAGCATGAAATGCCAAACTCTACATTTACAGCTCGCGTTATTGCATCAACACAATCAGATTTATACGGTGCTTTAACAGGTGCAGTTGCATCTTTAAAAGGAAGTTTACATGGCGGTGCAAATGAAGCGGTTATGTACATGCTTTTAGAAGCTGGTAATGTTGAGAAATTTGAAGAGTTATTACAGAAGAAACTATATAACAAAGAAAAAATTATGGGCTTTGGACACCGTGTTTATATGAAGAAGATGGATCCAAGAGCACTTATGATGAAGGAAGCTTTAAAACAGTTATGTGATGTAAAAGGTGATTATACACTATATGAAATGTGTGAAGCTGGAGAAAAGATTATGGAAAAAGAAAAAGGAATTTATCCAAATCTTGATTATTATGCAGCTCCAGTATATTGGATGCTAGGTATTCCAATTCAACTTTACACACCAATCTTCTTTAGCTCTAGAACAGTGGGGTTATGTGCGCACGTTATTGAGCAACATGCAAATAATCGTTTGTTCCGTCCACGTGTAAATTATATTGGCGAGCGACATGTACTTAGTAAATAA
- the prpD gene encoding 2-methylcitrate dehydratase, with the protein MIKTNEIKQKDALLEEITDYVLNKEVTSAEAFSTARYVLLDTLGCGILALQYPECTKLLGPVVPGTIVPNGTRVPGTSYVLDPVKGAFNIGCMIRWLDYNDTWLAAEWGHPSDNLGGILAVADYISRVRISEGKEALKVREVLEMMIKAHEIQGVLALENSLNRVGLDHVLYVKVATTAVVAKMLGGTREEIFNALSHAWIDNSSLRTYRHAPNTGSRKSWAAGDATSRGVHLAMTALKGEMGYPTALSAPGWGFQDVLFNKQELKLARPLESYVMENVLFKVSYPAEFHAQTAAECAVKLHPEIKERLDEIDRITITTHESAIRIIDKEGPLNNPADRDHCLQYITAIGLLKGDIVADDYEDAVANDPRVDELRNKMVVVENKQYSLDYLDPNKRSIANAVQVHFKDGTVTENVECEYPLGHRFRRDEAIPKVVQKFTANMAGHYSSKQQEQIHEVCLNEEKLENMNVNEFVDLFLI; encoded by the coding sequence ATGATTAAAACAAATGAAATTAAGCAAAAAGATGCATTATTAGAAGAGATTACCGATTATGTATTAAATAAAGAGGTTACTAGTGCAGAAGCATTCAGTACAGCTCGTTACGTATTACTTGATACACTTGGATGTGGAATTTTAGCACTGCAATATCCAGAATGTACGAAATTACTAGGACCAGTTGTGCCAGGAACAATCGTGCCAAATGGTACACGTGTACCAGGTACGTCTTATGTACTAGATCCAGTAAAAGGTGCATTTAATATCGGATGTATGATCCGTTGGTTAGACTATAACGATACTTGGCTTGCAGCAGAGTGGGGACATCCATCTGATAACCTAGGCGGAATTTTAGCAGTTGCAGATTATATTAGCCGTGTTCGTATTTCAGAAGGAAAAGAAGCTTTAAAAGTACGTGAAGTATTAGAAATGATGATTAAAGCACATGAAATTCAAGGCGTGCTTGCTTTAGAAAACAGCTTAAACAGAGTTGGTCTTGACCATGTATTATATGTAAAAGTAGCAACAACTGCAGTAGTTGCGAAAATGCTTGGCGGAACACGTGAAGAAATCTTTAATGCATTATCACATGCGTGGATTGATAATTCTAGTCTTCGTACATATCGTCATGCTCCAAATACGGGCTCACGTAAATCATGGGCTGCAGGTGACGCAACGAGCCGCGGTGTTCATCTTGCAATGACTGCTCTAAAAGGTGAAATGGGTTATCCAACAGCATTATCTGCGCCAGGATGGGGATTCCAAGATGTATTATTCAATAAACAAGAATTAAAATTAGCAAGACCACTAGAGTCATATGTAATGGAAAATGTATTATTTAAAGTGTCATATCCAGCAGAATTCCATGCACAAACGGCTGCAGAATGTGCAGTGAAGTTGCATCCGGAAATTAAAGAGAGATTAGATGAAATTGACCGTATTACAATTACAACTCATGAATCAGCAATTCGTATTATTGATAAAGAAGGTCCATTAAATAACCCAGCTGATCGTGATCATTGCTTACAATACATTACGGCAATTGGTTTATTAAAAGGAGATATCGTTGCAGACGATTATGAAGATGCAGTAGCAAACGATCCACGTGTAGATGAATTACGTAATAAGATGGTTGTTGTTGAAAACAAACAGTACAGTTTAGATTACCTTGACCCGAACAAGCGCTCAATCGCCAACGCTGTTCAAGTTCACTTTAAAGATGGCACAGTAACAGAAAATGTGGAATGTGAATATCCGCTTGGTCACCGCTTCCGTAGAGACGAAGCAATTCCAAAAGTTGTTCAAAAATTCACTGCAAATATGGCAGGTCATTATTCTAGTAAGCAACAAGAACAAATTCATGAAGTTTGTTTAAATGAAGAAAAACTAGAAAATATGAATGTAAACGAATTTGTAGATCTATTCTTAATTTAA
- the prpB gene encoding methylisocitrate lyase: MAWVVKKQSTQEELANRFRALVEANEILQIPGAHDAMAALVAKNTGFSALYLSGAAYTASKGLPDLGIVTSTEVAERARDLVRATDLPVLVDIDTGFGGVLNVARTAVEMVEAKVAAVQIEDQQLPKKCGHLNGKKLVTTEELVQKIKAIKEVAPSLYIVARTDARGVEGLDEAIERANAYVKAGADAIFPEALQSEEEFRLFNSKVNAPLLANMTEFGKTPYYSAEEFANMGFQMVIYPVTSLRVAAKAYENVFALIKETGSQKDALSNMQTRSELYETISYHDFEELDTGIAKTVLSEDQ, from the coding sequence ATGGCTTGGGTTGTGAAAAAACAGTCAACACAAGAGGAGCTTGCGAATCGATTCCGAGCTTTAGTAGAAGCAAATGAAATTTTGCAAATTCCAGGTGCTCATGATGCAATGGCAGCTCTTGTTGCGAAAAATACAGGTTTTTCAGCTCTTTATTTATCAGGAGCTGCTTATACTGCAAGTAAAGGTTTACCAGATTTAGGTATCGTGACGTCTACTGAAGTGGCTGAGAGAGCAAGAGATTTAGTAAGAGCTACAGACTTACCTGTTCTTGTTGACATTGATACAGGATTTGGTGGTGTACTAAATGTGGCGAGAACAGCTGTAGAAATGGTGGAAGCGAAAGTAGCAGCTGTCCAAATTGAAGATCAGCAATTACCAAAAAAATGTGGACATTTAAATGGTAAGAAACTTGTTACTACAGAAGAATTGGTTCAAAAAATTAAAGCGATTAAAGAAGTTGCACCTAGCTTATACATTGTAGCACGTACTGATGCTCGTGGCGTTGAAGGATTAGATGAAGCAATTGAAAGAGCAAATGCATATGTAAAAGCAGGTGCAGACGCAATTTTCCCTGAAGCGCTTCAATCAGAGGAAGAATTCCGTCTATTTAATAGTAAGGTAAATGCACCTTTGCTTGCGAATATGACTGAATTCGGAAAAACTCCATATTATAGTGCAGAGGAATTTGCGAATATGGGTTTCCAAATGGTTATTTATCCTGTAACTTCACTTCGCGTTGCAGCGAAAGCGTATGAAAATGTGTTTGCTTTAATTAAAGAAACAGGTTCTCAAAAAGATGCACTTTCTAATATGCAAACGAGAAGTGAATTATACGAAACAATTTCATATCATGACTTTGAAGAGTTAGATACTGGTATTGCAAAAACAGTATTATCAGAAGATCAATAG